The nucleotide window CTCGAAAATCCCTCTTCATAGCCATGAAAATTCTCGATCGTCTCTTCGTCGTAACGCCAGCAATAGTAGCCCTGGCCGCTATCAAAATCGACAAGCCAAATTCCTTTGGGCAGGGCACCCAGTTTGGAAATTTTATCACTCCATTTATTGAGTAAATCCGAGATTTCCACTTCCACACTATCCCAAGCTTGAGAAATCGCCTGCTGTTTTTTTAATTTTCGCTCCAGCAAAACAAATTTTTCAACCGCCTCCTTGGTAATACGACGAATGACAGGAAGCAGTTCCTGAGCTTCCTCTAAAGTAAAGGTACGTTTTTGTGAGATAGGAATGATTTGAGACATGTTTCATCCGGGCTAACATAGACCCTCCAGCAAAAGCAAGGTCTGACGCAGATCTTCTTGACCCTGCGAATAGTTCAACTTATTTTATTCATGAATGTACAAAGTCTGTAAACAATTGAACTTCAGCTACGCCCATCGTCTACTGTATTACCCAGGCAAGTGTGCCCATCTGCATGGCCATAACGCTTTAGTGGAAATTGAGCTCAAGGCAGAACAATTGGACACACGCGGTCTGCTCATCGATTTTAATGACATCAAAGACATCGCCAATTGCTGGATTGATCAGACATTGGATCACAAAACCATTCTTTGCAAACAAGACCCTCTCGCAAAGCTGTTGGCCGATTTTGGGGAACCCCTCTTTTTAATGGATGAAAACCCCACAGCAGAGGCCTTGGCAAAATTAATGTTAGAGGCCCTGCGTGAAAAAGGTTTGGCAGTCAGCCAGGTGCGCATTTGGGAAACGCCTAGTTCTTGCGCGGTGTACGAGGAAAGTTGAAATGAAAATTTATACCAAAAAAGGTGATCAAGGAAAGACCTCTCTCTTTGGAGGACAGATTCTTTCCAAAGATCATGAACGAATTGAAGCCTATGGCTGTGTCGATGAGCTCAACAGTGTTTTGGGTTGCGTCGTCAGCGTTTTAAAAACTTCCAATTTGCAAAAAGAAATTTTGGAAATTCAAAAACAGCTTTTTGTTTTGGGTTCGGAACTCGCCTACCCCAGTGCTGATGAGCGTCTCCGCTCGGGTTTTCTCAAAACCACGCACATTGAACAACTGGAAAAACAAATTGATAGCATGGAGACCACACTGAATCCCCTCAAACAATTTATTCTTCCTGGAGGCAGCCAAACCGCATCATTCTTGCATTTGGCACGAACAGTCTGCCGACGTGCAGAACGTGAAGCGGTGCATCTTTCTCATACGGAGAATCTGCGGAGTGAACTACTGATCTATCTGAATCGTTTGTCCGATTACCTGTTTGTGGCTGCACGATTTGCCAATCATCTCGAAAATAGACCCGATTTACTTTGGGAGGGATTGTCCGAGTGATCAATCCCATTGAACGCTGTTACCGAGAACTTATCCAGCAAGGAAAAGAAGTATTGAAACTTTTTTCGGGAAATCCGTGTGACGAAGGGTTTTTCTTTCCCAAAGAAATTTTAAACAAGGCCTATCAAAAATATTTTGAGACTCTGCACTATCAGCCTCACTCCAAAGGCCTGCCCCAAGCCCGGCAAGGAATTTCCGGCTTTTATGCCAGATCTGGCCTGGAGATAAATCCTGAACATCTACTACTCACCAGTGGCAGCAGTGAATCCTTTCACTATCTTTTTACCCTGCTCACTCATCCTGAAGATAATATTTTAACACCCAACCCAGCTTATCCCTTGTTTGACACCATTGCCCAGATGAGCCGCATTGAGCTTCGTCATTATCCACTCCTGGAAAATCAAAATTGGGAAGTCGATATCGAGGCCTTGAAAAATTTGACCGATGAAAAAACCAGGGCCATCGTTTTGGTGTCGCCCAACAATCCTACAGGATCGGTGATTTCGGCGGAACAAATTCGCGAAATTGTGGAATGGGCAAATGAAAAAAATATTGCCCTCATTTGTGATGAGGTGTTTTCGGAGTTTTATTTTCATCCCCCCTCTTCAGATGAACTAAACCATTTTCCACGCCCCGCCCAAGTCGCCAAACCCAATCTCTGCTTCACCCTCAATGGCATCTCCAAAATGTTCGCCCTTCCCTCGTTGAAACTCAGTTGGATCCTCGTCACTGGTGAAAATAAAAAAGTGGAACAGGCAGTGGATCAACTCGAAACTCTGGCAGATACCTTTCTCTCCTGCCACACGCCCATCCAACAAGCTTTACCGGTTTTATTTTCAGAAGGATGGAGCTTTGTTCAAGATTATGTTGCTGAAGTAGCACGACGCCGAACAATTTTAATTTCGCTTTTGGAGGAAATTCCAAACCTTCGTTTCAATAGCCCTCAAGGGGCTTTTTATTGCCTAGTGGATTTCTCAAATAC belongs to Deltaproteobacteria bacterium and includes:
- a CDS encoding DUF2203 domain-containing protein; translated protein: MSQIIPISQKRTFTLEEAQELLPVIRRITKEAVEKFVLLERKLKKQQAISQAWDSVEVEISDLLNKWSDKISKLGALPKGIWLVDFDSGQGYYCWRYDEETIENFHGYEEGFSSRTLIQ
- a CDS encoding 6-carboxytetrahydropterin synthase, which codes for MYKVCKQLNFSYAHRLLYYPGKCAHLHGHNALVEIELKAEQLDTRGLLIDFNDIKDIANCWIDQTLDHKTILCKQDPLAKLLADFGEPLFLMDENPTAEALAKLMLEALREKGLAVSQVRIWETPSSCAVYEES
- a CDS encoding cob(I)yrinic acid a,c-diamide adenosyltransferase, whose amino-acid sequence is MKIYTKKGDQGKTSLFGGQILSKDHERIEAYGCVDELNSVLGCVVSVLKTSNLQKEILEIQKQLFVLGSELAYPSADERLRSGFLKTTHIEQLEKQIDSMETTLNPLKQFILPGGSQTASFLHLARTVCRRAEREAVHLSHTENLRSELLIYLNRLSDYLFVAARFANHLENRPDLLWEGLSE
- a CDS encoding pyridoxal phosphate-dependent aminotransferase, giving the protein MINPIERCYRELIQQGKEVLKLFSGNPCDEGFFFPKEILNKAYQKYFETLHYQPHSKGLPQARQGISGFYARSGLEINPEHLLLTSGSSESFHYLFTLLTHPEDNILTPNPAYPLFDTIAQMSRIELRHYPLLENQNWEVDIEALKNLTDEKTRAIVLVSPNNPTGSVISAEQIREIVEWANEKNIALICDEVFSEFYFHPPSSDELNHFPRPAQVAKPNLCFTLNGISKMFALPSLKLSWILVTGENKKVEQAVDQLETLADTFLSCHTPIQQALPVLFSEGWSFVQDYVAEVARRRTILISLLEEIPNLRFNSPQGAFYCLVDFSNTVKAQQIGDEEEFVIALMKETKVFIHPGYFYDYEIGVHGVISFLCSPDKLKVGLGKLKVFLS